A single region of the Chryseobacterium sp. 6424 genome encodes:
- a CDS encoding outer membrane protein assembly factor BamD: MKKYLIVLLAFLALSACNRQQEMALKSADKDYILKVANENFENKKWANALVLYERLSNLVAGTDDAPNVVYNSAYANYYDKNYKLAGHQFKNFSVTFPQDPRAEDAAYMSALCYYEGSMDYNLDQSSTELAINELQNFLNNYPNSEKSKNINTLIDELTYKLEFKAYENARQYYKMADYKAANVAFENVLSDFPATKLSPKIYEYILRSRYELAVNSVYDLKKDRIESALAFTRQVEREMPDTANAKLAADLRNKLNTEKANFLELEKKVEERKKELLEKQREEEARQNAERDQREAEKKSNQARRDSAAAATPAPAATFNIQK; encoded by the coding sequence ATGAAAAAATATTTGATCGTTCTGCTGGCTTTTTTAGCGCTTTCAGCTTGTAACAGACAGCAGGAAATGGCGCTGAAAAGCGCAGATAAAGATTATATCCTGAAAGTTGCCAACGAAAACTTCGAGAATAAAAAATGGGCCAACGCGCTGGTGCTTTACGAAAGACTTTCGAACCTTGTAGCCGGTACGGATGATGCGCCGAATGTAGTGTACAACTCTGCCTACGCGAATTATTACGACAAAAACTACAAATTAGCCGGCCACCAGTTCAAGAATTTTTCTGTCACCTTTCCCCAAGATCCGCGTGCCGAAGATGCCGCCTACATGTCTGCGCTTTGCTACTACGAAGGTTCTATGGATTATAATTTGGACCAATCAAGTACCGAGTTGGCCATCAACGAGTTACAAAACTTTCTGAATAACTATCCAAATTCCGAGAAGTCCAAAAACATCAATACACTTATTGATGAACTAACGTACAAACTAGAGTTTAAAGCTTACGAAAATGCCCGCCAATATTATAAGATGGCTGATTACAAGGCAGCGAATGTGGCTTTCGAGAATGTACTTTCAGATTTTCCGGCGACTAAACTTAGCCCAAAGATCTACGAATATATTTTAAGATCAAGATACGAACTGGCTGTAAACTCTGTGTATGACCTTAAAAAAGACCGAATTGAAAGCGCCCTTGCCTTCACCCGACAGGTAGAACGCGAAATGCCGGATACGGCGAATGCCAAACTTGCAGCTGACCTTCGCAACAAACTAAACACCGAAAAAGCCAACTTCCTGGAACTGGAGAAGAAAGTGGAGGAAAGAAAGAAAGAACTACTAGAGAAGCAGCGTGAGGAAGAAGCCCGCCAAAATGCCGAAAGAGACCAGCGCGAAGCAGAAAAGAAAAGCAACCAAGCACGCAGAGACAGTGCCGCCGCCGCAACACCCGCGCCAGCAGCTACTTTCAACAT
- a CDS encoding TetR/AcrR family transcriptional regulator, with translation MKKKFTEKQIHILDVAEKLIAKKGFEGTSIRDISSEAHINVAMISYYFGSKEKMMSYLYRYRVQRTRESFAEFAETIKNGKPEVQMRELIKFVVNQLFKFNYFHGFVTQELRHTENLKDDLLEFYTTFTSKLDDVVKKGVASGVFTNAPKAEDILTLILGAALFVIRNKNFYELYVSGKEENYLKDAESKVLANLLVTIFSLLGYNAQ, from the coding sequence ATGAAGAAAAAATTTACTGAAAAGCAAATTCATATTCTTGATGTGGCCGAAAAATTAATTGCCAAAAAAGGTTTTGAAGGAACCTCCATCCGTGATATCTCTTCGGAGGCACACATCAACGTAGCGATGATCTCCTATTATTTCGGCTCGAAAGAAAAAATGATGTCTTACCTCTACCGCTACCGGGTACAGCGCACGCGGGAAAGCTTTGCCGAGTTTGCGGAAACCATCAAAAATGGCAAGCCCGAAGTGCAGATGCGCGAACTGATAAAATTCGTAGTGAACCAACTCTTTAAATTCAATTATTTCCACGGGTTTGTCACACAGGAACTTCGCCATACAGAGAACCTGAAAGATGATTTACTGGAGTTTTACACCACATTTACCTCCAAACTCGACGATGTGGTAAAAAAAGGAGTCGCGAGCGGCGTTTTTACCAACGCGCCAAAAGCCGAGGACATCCTTACCCTCATCTTGGGCGCCGCGCTGTTTGTGATAAGAAACAAGAATTTTTATGAATTATACGTATCCGGGAAGGAAGAAAATTATCTAAAAGATGCCGAAAGCAAGGTGCTGGCAAACCTGCTGGTAACAATATTCTCGTTGTTGGGCTACAATGCGCAGTAA
- a CDS encoding TatD family hydrolase, translating to MFLFDFHHHDSTKQNGIYNLKYGEAAPDFYFSAGIHPDAVDKNLAHQLKWLLDVAILNNCVAIGEGGLDGRFPLTENLQQTVFREQVALANQLQKPLITHCVKRFSQLIPLIREATVPVIIHGFNKRKSIGDELLKNGCYLSFGKSLLYDVNLQHFFTTLAPERFFLETDSAQASLNELYLTAAALRQMPVEDFKEQINNNLRSINIPI from the coding sequence ATGTTTTTATTTGATTTTCATCATCATGATTCCACAAAACAGAACGGAATCTATAATCTGAAATATGGTGAAGCGGCTCCGGACTTTTATTTTTCAGCCGGCATTCACCCTGATGCTGTTGATAAAAACCTTGCTCATCAGTTGAAATGGCTGTTAGATGTCGCTATATTAAATAACTGTGTCGCCATCGGTGAAGGCGGTTTAGATGGTAGGTTCCCCTTAACCGAAAACTTACAGCAGACTGTTTTCCGGGAGCAGGTTGCTCTTGCGAATCAACTGCAAAAACCCCTGATTACCCATTGTGTGAAGAGATTTTCGCAGCTTATCCCTCTTATACGTGAGGCTACAGTACCCGTAATCATTCATGGGTTCAATAAAAGGAAAAGTATTGGCGACGAACTTTTGAAGAACGGCTGTTACTTAAGTTTTGGTAAATCATTGCTGTATGATGTAAATTTGCAGCACTTTTTCACAACGCTGGCTCCGGAGCGTTTTTTTCTGGAAACCGATTCGGCCCAGGCCAGTCTCAATGAACTTTATTTAACGGCAGCAGCGCTCAGGCAAATGCCTGTAGAAGATTTTAAGGAACAAATTAATAACAATCTAAGGTCTATAAACATCCCAATATGA
- a CDS encoding ThiF family adenylyltransferase, translating to MKKNWLERTELLVKVHGLDTLKEANVLVVGLGGVGSFAAEFLARAGIGKMTIVDGDTVDITNINRQLPALHSTIGQPKVELVAERLKDINPELQLTQINEFLTPERMEQVIDAQRFNYILDCIDSVSPKLSLIIAAKRHKIKIVSCMGAGGKTDPAKVSVKDLSKTNNCFLAKQVRKRLKKEKINKGVRCVFSSEIQNQDSLKMTDGTNFKRSFYGTISFIPALFGLYAAAEVINYLLKQDRVA from the coding sequence ATGAAGAAAAACTGGCTCGAACGTACCGAACTTTTAGTGAAAGTACATGGTCTCGATACCCTGAAAGAGGCTAATGTGCTGGTAGTGGGACTGGGTGGCGTGGGATCTTTCGCGGCAGAGTTTCTTGCACGCGCGGGCATTGGTAAAATGACAATTGTGGATGGCGACACGGTAGATATTACCAACATCAACCGGCAATTACCGGCACTGCATTCAACAATTGGGCAGCCGAAGGTAGAACTTGTTGCTGAAAGGCTAAAGGACATCAACCCCGAACTGCAGCTTACCCAAATCAATGAGTTTCTTACGCCTGAACGGATGGAGCAGGTGATTGATGCACAAAGGTTTAACTATATTTTGGATTGCATTGACAGTGTAAGCCCCAAGCTCTCTTTAATCATCGCTGCAAAAAGGCATAAGATAAAAATCGTCAGTTGCATGGGAGCCGGTGGAAAGACTGATCCTGCAAAAGTATCTGTTAAAGATTTAAGTAAGACAAACAACTGTTTCCTTGCTAAACAGGTACGTAAGCGTTTGAAAAAAGAAAAAATAAATAAAGGCGTGCGGTGTGTTTTTTCATCGGAAATACAGAACCAAGACAGTCTGAAGATGACCGATGGCACCAATTTTAAAAGGTCTTTTTACGGAACCATCAGTTTCATCCCAGCGCTCTTCGGTTTATATGCCGCGGCAGAAGTCATCAATTATCTATTAAAACAAGACCGTGTGGCATAA
- a CDS encoding ribonuclease P protein component yields the protein MIKENYPAREKLKQKRLIDLLFAKGKWQTCGSLRIITLNLEAKPQEGFSVPIQKVGVSAPKRNFKKAVDRNRIKRLLREAYRKNKIIFEETFGAQSLSMLFWVSKEKPAGYAEVEKHLLDLCKSKK from the coding sequence ATGATAAAAGAAAATTACCCTGCCCGTGAAAAGTTGAAGCAGAAACGCCTCATCGACCTGCTTTTTGCAAAAGGAAAGTGGCAGACGTGTGGCAGTTTAAGAATAATCACCTTAAATCTTGAAGCAAAGCCACAAGAAGGTTTTAGCGTACCGATACAGAAAGTAGGCGTATCGGCCCCGAAACGTAATTTCAAGAAAGCGGTTGACCGAAACCGGATCAAGCGGCTTTTAAGAGAAGCTTACCGCAAGAATAAAATCATTTTTGAAGAAACTTTCGGCGCACAGTCCTTATCCATGCTTTTTTGGGTTTCCAAAGAAAAGCCTGCCGGCTATGCTGAAGTTGAGAAGCACTTGCTGGATCTTTGTAAAAGTAAAAAATAA
- a CDS encoding DUF4126 domain-containing protein gives MYTDFPYVSYLISAFIGIGLAAATGFRIFLPMFAVSLASYVGWIPANENFEWLSGLPTLIATGVAMMAEILAYYIPFVDHLLDTVSVPLATIAGSVMFASQFTDLGTFPQWALALIAGGGTAAAISSGFAGTRVASTATTAGLGNSAVATTETAGAGLMSFLALAAPVIAFIVAALLLILVFIFGRKLWRKLSGHKRSTSVTTIDVEVVDRKNIE, from the coding sequence ATGTACACAGATTTCCCATACGTATCCTATCTCATCAGTGCATTCATTGGTATTGGCTTAGCTGCGGCGACAGGTTTCCGGATTTTCTTGCCGATGTTTGCCGTGAGCCTTGCTTCCTATGTGGGCTGGATCCCTGCCAATGAAAATTTCGAGTGGCTGAGCGGTTTGCCCACCCTTATTGCTACAGGTGTAGCGATGATGGCCGAAATTTTAGCTTACTATATTCCTTTTGTAGATCATCTGCTCGATACGGTTTCGGTTCCTCTGGCAACCATTGCGGGGTCCGTTATGTTTGCGAGCCAGTTTACCGATCTGGGCACTTTTCCGCAATGGGCGTTAGCGCTGATTGCCGGTGGCGGCACGGCTGCGGCCATTAGTTCCGGATTCGCAGGTACGCGCGTGGCTTCTACGGCGACTACGGCGGGCTTAGGCAATTCCGCAGTAGCCACTACAGAAACAGCAGGCGCGGGGCTGATGTCTTTTCTGGCGCTTGCAGCACCAGTCATTGCTTTTATTGTGGCTGCATTACTGTTGATACTGGTCTTTATTTTTGGCCGGAAACTCTGGCGGAAACTCTCAGGCCACAAACGCTCCACATCCGTTACAACGATAGATGTAGAAGTGGTGGACCGTAAAAATATTGAATAA
- a CDS encoding sulfite exporter TauE/SafE family protein: MDASIIIGLIILGIVAGYLSGLVGIGGGIVMVPVLVLLFGFTQHKAQGTTLALLLFPVGILGVLNYHKTGNVDLKTTLILCVGFVLGSYLGSKTAINISQEMLRKVFAILLIAVAAKMFFQK, encoded by the coding sequence ATGGATGCTTCAATCATTATAGGACTAATAATTCTCGGTATTGTTGCCGGTTACCTCAGCGGACTGGTAGGCATTGGCGGTGGCATTGTGATGGTTCCGGTTTTAGTATTACTTTTCGGTTTTACCCAACACAAGGCGCAGGGGACAACGCTTGCTTTACTGCTTTTTCCGGTTGGTATCTTAGGCGTTTTAAATTATCATAAAACCGGTAATGTCGATCTTAAAACCACACTTATACTTTGTGTAGGGTTTGTTCTCGGCAGTTATTTGGGTAGTAAAACTGCCATTAATATTTCCCAGGAAATGTTACGGAAGGTTTTTGCAATATTATTGATAGCGGTAGCGGCCAAAATGTTCTTCCAGAAATAA
- a CDS encoding LptE family protein produces the protein MKHPLSTYRKNFWWLLPLLLVAVQSCYSFTLSSLSADTKTILIREFPNNAALMNPNLSQQFSIDIQNRFLQRTTLKGTTTDPDVLIEGEITDYSITPTTISSAVNAPGGNIQAAQNKLTITVKVHYENKIEPEKSFDRTYSDEAVFSSNLDINAIEATQVKVVNERIINKIFNDIVANW, from the coding sequence ATGAAACATCCGTTATCTACCTATAGAAAAAATTTTTGGTGGTTACTGCCCTTACTTTTGGTTGCCGTACAGTCGTGCTATTCATTTACACTGTCTTCGTTAAGTGCCGATACGAAAACCATCTTAATACGTGAATTTCCCAACAACGCAGCGCTGATGAACCCCAATCTTTCTCAGCAGTTTTCTATCGATATCCAAAATCGTTTTCTACAGCGTACTACACTAAAAGGTACTACAACCGATCCGGATGTGCTTATTGAAGGGGAAATTACTGATTATTCAATCACGCCTACTACCATTTCATCAGCTGTAAATGCACCGGGCGGTAATATTCAGGCAGCACAAAACAAGTTAACTATCACAGTTAAAGTACATTACGAAAACAAAATTGAACCTGAAAAAAGCTTTGACCGTACTTATTCCGATGAAGCTGTTTTCAGTAGTAATCTGGACATCAACGCCATCGAAGCTACCCAGGTGAAAGTCGTGAACGAACGCATCATCAATAAAATTTTTAATGACATTGTCGCCAACTGGTAA
- a CDS encoding sigma-54 interaction domain-containing protein: MTDLQSIKTRFGIIGNYPALNRALEKSIQVAPTDISVLVIGESGVGKEFIPKIIHSESRRKHQPYIVVNCGAIPEGTIDSELFGHEKGAFTGATSTRKGYFEVADGGTIFLDEVGELPLQTQVRLLRVLESGEFMKVGSSQIQKTDVRIVAATNVNMLSAIEDGRFREDLYYRLNTVQIDMPPLRDRKGDIHLLFRKFAVDFADKYRMPELQLNEEAVHYLENYPFPGNVRQLRNLVEQMTVVEQIRNVNAAKLAEYIPMNAHLPAVVQRNNSGSSNSDFGSEREIMYKILFDMRNDLNDLKSLTSELIKNRGNSDFSHHEKNLINRVFTPESQVQNPNSLLYFENSNSPNYQANNTNNDRDDRYGDVEDIEIEETKQDSLSLQNNERELIVKALEKYNGRRNKAADELGISQRTLYRKIKQYNLED, encoded by the coding sequence ATGACCGATTTACAATCAATAAAAACGCGCTTTGGCATCATCGGAAATTATCCGGCGCTGAACCGTGCACTTGAAAAGTCTATACAGGTGGCCCCAACCGATATTTCAGTATTGGTGATAGGCGAATCTGGTGTGGGGAAAGAGTTTATACCTAAAATTATCCACAGCGAATCCCGCCGAAAACACCAGCCGTACATCGTTGTGAACTGTGGTGCCATCCCGGAAGGAACTATAGACTCTGAACTTTTCGGACATGAAAAAGGAGCTTTCACCGGTGCCACTTCTACCCGAAAAGGATATTTTGAGGTTGCCGACGGCGGAACAATCTTCCTGGATGAGGTGGGCGAGCTACCGCTTCAGACTCAGGTAAGGTTGCTAAGGGTACTTGAAAGTGGTGAGTTCATGAAAGTAGGTTCTTCCCAAATTCAAAAGACCGACGTCAGAATTGTTGCCGCTACCAACGTAAATATGCTGAGCGCCATTGAGGACGGAAGGTTTCGTGAAGATCTATATTATCGACTGAATACCGTACAAATTGACATGCCGCCGTTGCGTGACAGAAAAGGCGACATCCACCTGTTATTCAGGAAGTTTGCGGTTGATTTCGCAGACAAGTACCGAATGCCGGAGCTTCAGTTGAATGAAGAAGCGGTACATTATCTTGAAAACTATCCGTTCCCGGGAAATGTACGGCAATTGCGAAACCTTGTGGAGCAAATGACGGTGGTGGAACAGATCAGGAACGTCAATGCAGCCAAATTGGCGGAGTACATTCCCATGAATGCCCATCTGCCAGCGGTTGTTCAGCGCAATAATTCGGGCAGTAGCAACAGCGATTTTGGGTCTGAAAGAGAAATTATGTATAAAATCCTCTTCGATATGCGGAATGACTTAAATGATTTAAAATCACTTACTTCCGAGCTCATAAAGAACAGAGGGAACAGCGACTTCAGTCATCATGAGAAAAACCTGATTAACCGCGTATTTACCCCGGAATCACAGGTACAGAATCCCAATTCTTTGCTTTATTTCGAAAACAGCAACAGCCCTAACTATCAGGCTAATAACACCAACAATGACCGGGATGACCGGTATGGTGATGTAGAGGATATTGAAATTGAAGAAACCAAGCAAGACTCTTTATCACTACAAAATAACGAACGCGAACTTATTGTTAAAGCCCTTGAAAAATATAACGGCCGAAGAAATAAGGCCGCAGATGAACTTGGCATTTCGCAAAGAACACTTTATAGAAAAATAAAGCAGTATAATCTGGAAGATTAA
- the miaB gene encoding tRNA (N6-isopentenyl adenosine(37)-C2)-methylthiotransferase MiaB, protein MQEKYIDESKQGEAFAIAEKPQNSRKLFLESYGCQMNFSDSEIVASILSEQGYNTTLKQEEADLILLNTCSIREKAEQTVRMRLSQFKNLKKEKPGLTVGVLGCMAERLKTKFLEEEQLVDLVVGPDAYRDLPNLLKETDGGRDAINVILSKDETYADINPVRLGGNGVTAFVTITRGCDNMCTFCVVPFTRGRERSRDPHSIIEECRTLWESGYKEITLLGQNVDSYLWYGGGAKKDFKNATEMQKSTAVRFAQLLEMVAQAVPQMRIRFSTSNPHDMTTDVFEMMARYENICKYVHLPVQSGSDRMLEKMNRQHTREEYLELIRKAKAIVPDIAFSQDMIVGFCGETEEDHQLTLSLMKEVEYDYGYMFAYSERPGTPAHKKMEDDVPADVKQRRLAEVIALQGELSRKRMSGYVGKIHEILIEGTSKKDENQWKGRNSQNAVCVFDKKPGQKIGDVIPVFVHGNTQGTLLGTAAAEISVAVN, encoded by the coding sequence GTGCAAGAAAAATATATAGACGAAAGCAAGCAGGGAGAAGCCTTTGCTATTGCTGAAAAGCCGCAGAACTCACGAAAACTGTTCCTGGAGAGTTATGGTTGCCAGATGAATTTTTCAGATTCAGAAATCGTAGCTTCCATCCTTAGTGAGCAGGGTTATAATACGACCCTTAAACAGGAAGAGGCCGATCTTATTTTGCTTAACACCTGCTCCATCCGGGAGAAAGCAGAACAAACAGTTCGTATGCGCCTTTCACAGTTCAAAAACCTTAAAAAAGAGAAACCAGGACTTACCGTGGGGGTACTGGGTTGTATGGCGGAACGGCTCAAGACCAAATTTCTTGAAGAAGAACAGTTGGTAGATCTAGTGGTAGGACCAGACGCTTACAGGGATTTGCCCAACCTTTTAAAAGAAACCGATGGTGGCCGCGACGCGATTAACGTTATCCTGTCAAAAGACGAAACGTATGCAGACATCAACCCGGTACGTCTGGGCGGCAATGGGGTGACCGCCTTCGTTACCATTACCCGTGGCTGCGACAACATGTGTACGTTCTGTGTGGTTCCTTTTACCCGTGGCCGCGAGCGTAGTCGCGATCCCCACAGCATCATCGAAGAATGCCGCACTTTATGGGAAAGCGGCTATAAAGAGATTACCTTGCTTGGGCAAAATGTAGATTCATACCTTTGGTACGGTGGTGGCGCCAAAAAAGACTTCAAAAATGCCACGGAGATGCAGAAGTCAACGGCGGTGCGCTTTGCCCAACTCCTAGAAATGGTAGCCCAGGCCGTTCCACAGATGCGGATCCGTTTTTCTACCTCTAACCCGCACGATATGACCACTGATGTTTTTGAAATGATGGCACGTTATGAAAATATTTGCAAGTACGTTCATTTACCTGTGCAAAGCGGCAGCGACCGGATGCTCGAAAAAATGAACCGTCAACACACGCGCGAAGAATATTTAGAGCTCATCCGAAAAGCCAAAGCCATCGTTCCGGATATTGCTTTTTCACAGGATATGATCGTAGGTTTCTGTGGAGAGACGGAGGAGGATCACCAACTCACGCTTTCGCTAATGAAAGAAGTTGAGTATGACTACGGTTATATGTTTGCCTATTCTGAAAGACCTGGCACACCCGCTCATAAAAAAATGGAGGATGATGTACCGGCAGATGTAAAACAGCGCCGCCTTGCTGAAGTGATCGCGCTTCAGGGAGAGCTTTCACGTAAAAGAATGTCGGGTTACGTAGGCAAAATCCATGAAATATTGATAGAAGGCACCTCCAAAAAAGATGAAAACCAATGGAAAGGCCGCAATTCCCAAAATGCTGTTTGTGTTTTCGATAAGAAACCAGGACAAAAGATTGGCGATGTGATCCCCGTTTTCGTGCACGGCAATACCCAGGGCACACTCTTAGGAACCGCTGCCGCGGAAATATCCGTTGCGGTAAACTAA
- a CDS encoding energy transducer TonB, with translation MKKLLLSLLFSCSFLQAQYLIDDNDITENNKEVGRVAIAYDFSNPMEFYRLKCENPTYAQYPRGENGFKDTLLLNMKGYLDTALYSVNGTFELHFTVDKTGRIKNFELKPEVPNGHLLRRDIELTLRQMNVKWNPATCNGMPIESRVRQKINFITEVFDI, from the coding sequence ATGAAAAAGTTACTTCTGTCATTACTGTTTTCTTGCAGCTTTTTGCAGGCACAGTACCTCATCGATGATAACGATATTACGGAAAACAACAAAGAAGTCGGCCGTGTAGCCATTGCGTACGACTTCAGCAATCCGATGGAGTTTTACCGTCTGAAATGTGAAAATCCCACCTACGCACAGTATCCGCGAGGTGAAAATGGCTTTAAGGACACCTTGTTACTGAATATGAAAGGCTATTTGGATACGGCTTTATACTCCGTGAACGGTACGTTTGAACTTCATTTTACCGTGGATAAAACAGGAAGGATTAAGAACTTCGAACTGAAACCTGAAGTCCCTAACGGTCACCTGCTGAGACGCGATATAGAATTGACGCTTCGCCAAATGAATGTAAAATGGAATCCAGCCACTTGCAACGGAATGCCCATTGAATCAAGGGTTCGGCAAAAAATCAATTTTATCACTGAGGTTTTTGATATTTAA
- the lysA gene encoding diaminopimelate decarboxylase yields MTNKDLLKIAEQFGTPTYVYDAESIKIQYEKLTSSFHKSTRFFYACKALSNINILKYVKNLGGNLDCVSINEVKLGLRAGFEAKNILFTPNCVDLAEIEEAMQHGVHINIDNISILEQFGNKHGGSYPIFIRINPHIFAGGNYKISTGHIDSKFGISIHQLRHIERVMKSTNLNVEGLHMHTGSEIKDPDVFLQGLEIMFELAEHFPNLKYLDMGSGFKVPYQDGDIETDVQTLGKKVEKALSEFSKTSGKKFELWFEPGKYLVSKSGNLLVKTNVIKQTTATVFAGINSGFNHLIRPMFYDSYHIIENLSNPKGAERIYTVVGNICETDTFAWDRKLNETREGDILVFRNAGAYGFEMSSNFNSRLKPAEVLFLDGKAQLIRRRDEFEDLLKNQIEVL; encoded by the coding sequence ATGACCAACAAAGATCTACTGAAAATCGCTGAGCAGTTCGGGACTCCTACTTACGTGTACGACGCGGAATCCATTAAAATACAATACGAAAAACTCACCTCCTCATTCCATAAGAGCACCCGTTTCTTCTATGCATGCAAAGCACTTTCAAACATCAATATCTTAAAATATGTAAAAAACCTCGGTGGCAATCTCGACTGTGTATCGATTAATGAAGTGAAACTTGGCTTGCGCGCAGGTTTCGAGGCAAAAAACATCCTCTTCACGCCCAACTGCGTAGATTTGGCAGAGATTGAGGAAGCCATGCAGCACGGCGTACACATCAACATCGACAATATTTCAATCCTCGAACAGTTCGGGAATAAGCACGGTGGCTCCTACCCTATATTCATCCGTATCAATCCACATATTTTCGCTGGCGGAAACTATAAAATCTCTACAGGGCATATCGACTCGAAATTTGGCATCTCAATCCATCAGCTACGCCATATCGAGCGGGTAATGAAGAGCACTAACCTAAATGTGGAGGGACTTCATATGCATACCGGTAGTGAAATTAAAGATCCTGATGTATTCCTGCAAGGTCTAGAGATCATGTTTGAACTTGCCGAACACTTCCCGAACCTGAAATATCTGGATATGGGCAGCGGCTTTAAGGTACCTTATCAGGACGGTGACATAGAAACGGATGTACAAACACTCGGTAAAAAAGTAGAAAAAGCCTTATCCGAATTCTCTAAGACCAGTGGCAAAAAATTTGAACTTTGGTTTGAGCCCGGGAAATATCTCGTGAGTAAAAGTGGGAATCTCCTGGTAAAGACCAATGTTATCAAACAAACGACGGCCACCGTTTTTGCGGGCATAAATTCGGGCTTCAACCATTTAATTCGGCCCATGTTTTACGATTCTTACCACATTATCGAAAACCTGTCAAACCCGAAAGGCGCTGAACGCATTTACACCGTGGTTGGGAACATCTGCGAAACCGACACATTTGCCTGGGACCGCAAACTTAACGAAACGCGGGAAGGCGACATCCTAGTTTTCCGCAATGCCGGCGCTTATGGTTTTGAAATGAGCTCAAACTTCAACTCGCGCCTGAAGCCTGCGGAGGTCCTTTTTCTGGATGGCAAGGCACAGTTGATCCGCCGCCGCGATGAATTTGAAGACCTACTTAAAAACCAAATCGAAGTTTTGTAA
- a CDS encoding PolC-type DNA polymerase III: MYAVIDIESNGAGFRKESIIEIAVFKYDGHTIVDQFISLVNPESEITPFVQKLTNISPKMVQTAPKFPQIARRIIEITKNCILVGHNIEFDYRMLRQEFKRLGYDFKSHTLDTIPLAQKLIPEAESYSLGKLVKSLGIPLVDQHRASGDARATLDLFKLLLIKDKDSEIIQQHHEESNGKSYLNKVRNLTQDLPAEKGILYLQNAKGKIIYFDFVDDLIKAARHIFNAKLKRWESIQQETEQIQYELTGNDLLARLMMETKGLRKRQSLPYGLFYKNERYITEKIAHEKLHKPLLKFKSFTQSLKAVNFIKSRQDLQNPQQLTSLISLAGRYQLWLTDGRTLGEKSFLMIENGRLTAYGFYELHTQINTQKKLSALKIPVEKFPGDLKNDLQLALLRGDFKIQELPK, encoded by the coding sequence ATGTACGCAGTAATTGATATAGAAAGTAACGGAGCAGGCTTCAGAAAAGAAAGTATTATCGAAATTGCTGTGTTTAAATATGATGGCCATACCATTGTCGACCAGTTCATCTCCTTGGTGAACCCCGAAAGTGAAATCACTCCGTTTGTACAGAAACTTACGAATATTTCGCCAAAAATGGTACAAACAGCGCCAAAATTCCCCCAAATTGCCCGCAGAATTATTGAAATCACCAAAAACTGCATTTTAGTCGGGCACAATATCGAGTTCGATTACCGGATGCTGCGCCAGGAGTTCAAACGCTTGGGTTACGACTTCAAAAGCCATACATTAGATACCATTCCGCTTGCGCAAAAACTCATCCCGGAAGCCGAAAGCTACTCGCTGGGGAAACTCGTCAAATCGCTTGGTATCCCTTTGGTGGACCAACACCGCGCTTCTGGTGACGCACGTGCGACACTCGATCTTTTCAAACTTTTACTGATTAAGGATAAAGATTCAGAGATCATACAGCAGCATCATGAAGAAAGCAACGGCAAAAGTTATTTGAACAAAGTACGCAATCTCACCCAGGACCTACCTGCCGAAAAAGGCATCCTTTACCTTCAAAATGCTAAGGGCAAAATTATTTATTTCGATTTTGTGGATGATCTCATCAAAGCGGCACGGCATATATTTAATGCAAAACTTAAGCGTTGGGAAAGCATCCAGCAAGAGACGGAGCAAATTCAGTATGAACTTACAGGTAATGACTTACTCGCACGTCTGATGATGGAAACCAAGGGTCTGCGCAAAAGACAAAGTCTCCCATACGGACTTTTCTACAAAAATGAACGTTATATTACAGAAAAAATAGCACACGAGAAACTGCATAAACCTCTGCTTAAATTCAAGTCCTTTACCCAAAGCCTAAAAGCGGTGAATTTCATAAAATCCCGGCAAGATCTGCAAAATCCCCAACAGTTAACAAGTCTTATCTCGCTCGCGGGGCGGTACCAATTATGGCTTACTGACGGAAGAACACTGGGTGAAAAATCCTTCCTAATGATTGAGAACGGGCGGCTTACCGCCTATGGGTTTTACGAACTACATACCCAAATCAACACACAGAAAAAACTTTCAGCGCTGAAAATTCCGGTAGAAAAGTTCCCAGGCGATTTAAAAAATGACCTGCAATTGGCACTTTTAAGAGGAGATTTCAAGATTCAGGAACTTCCGAAATAA